From a region of the Georgenia yuyongxinii genome:
- a CDS encoding acyl-CoA thioesterase yields MPESPRPLPLTPEVAAGPDVLPVPETDAEPLASVLRTLRLERLGGDEYAGSSLPQLNKRIYGGQVLAQAIVAAADTLVGDGDGVRQLHSVHGYFLRPGKLDLPITFAVERLHDGRSFSTRRTHALQQGKPILSLISSYQEDQPGREHGESAPAAPDPESLTSAITLFDTIDHPVAKFMSSIAAFDIRHVDESVYLHAPQARSDEQMLWMRARSPLPAGTTQLLHRALLAYACDQVLLEPVLRRHGLHWRTPGLSVASLDHAMWWHRPVRVDDWLLFVQHSPSAQGGRGLGIAKVFDRSGAHVATVGQEGMVRVPDDDDRPAPTDDDGEWHRPALR; encoded by the coding sequence ATGCCCGAGTCCCCCCGGCCGCTGCCGCTCACCCCCGAGGTGGCGGCCGGCCCCGACGTGCTGCCGGTGCCCGAGACCGACGCCGAGCCCCTCGCCTCGGTGCTGCGCACCCTCAGGCTCGAACGCCTCGGCGGGGACGAGTACGCGGGCAGCTCGCTGCCACAGCTCAACAAGCGCATCTACGGCGGTCAGGTGCTCGCGCAGGCGATCGTCGCCGCGGCGGACACCCTGGTCGGCGACGGCGACGGCGTCCGCCAGCTGCACTCGGTCCACGGGTACTTCCTGCGCCCGGGCAAGCTGGACCTGCCGATCACGTTCGCGGTAGAGCGGCTGCACGACGGACGGTCCTTCAGCACCCGGCGCACCCACGCGCTGCAGCAGGGCAAGCCGATCCTGTCGCTGATCAGCTCCTACCAGGAGGACCAGCCGGGCCGCGAGCACGGCGAGAGCGCCCCGGCAGCGCCGGACCCGGAGAGCCTGACCAGCGCCATCACGCTGTTCGACACGATCGACCACCCGGTCGCGAAGTTCATGTCCTCCATCGCCGCCTTCGACATCCGACACGTGGACGAGAGCGTCTACCTGCATGCGCCGCAGGCGCGTTCGGACGAGCAGATGCTGTGGATGCGGGCCCGTTCGCCGTTGCCGGCCGGGACCACCCAGCTCCTGCACCGGGCCCTGCTGGCCTACGCGTGCGACCAGGTGCTGCTCGAGCCGGTGCTTCGCCGTCATGGCCTGCACTGGCGCACACCGGGCCTGAGTGTGGCGAGCCTGGACCACGCCATGTGGTGGCACCGGCCCGTGCGTGTGGATGACTGGCTGTTGTTCGTCCAGCACTCCCCCAGCGCGCAGGGCGGGCGCGGTCTCGGGATCGCGAAGGTCTTCGACCGGTCGGGCGCCCACGTGGCGACAGTGGGTCAGGAGGGCATGGTGCGGGTGCCCGACGACGACGACCGACCGGCCCCCACCGACGATGACGGCGAGTGGCACCGGCCCGCGTTGCGCTGA
- a CDS encoding globin, with protein sequence MSIEPTETDTLFAALGGHETFARLVARFYQGVRTDEHLAPMYPQDDWEGSEERLRLFLEQYWGGPTTYSDTRGHPRLRMRHVRFAVTPDARDRWLTHMRVALDELDLAPEAENLLWDYLIRAADSMVNTPETSRTPLI encoded by the coding sequence GTGAGTATCGAACCGACCGAGACGGACACGCTCTTCGCCGCGTTGGGCGGGCACGAGACCTTCGCGCGGCTGGTCGCGCGGTTCTACCAGGGCGTGCGCACGGACGAGCACCTCGCGCCGATGTACCCCCAGGACGACTGGGAGGGCTCCGAGGAGCGCTTGCGCCTCTTCCTCGAGCAGTACTGGGGCGGACCCACCACCTACTCCGACACCCGCGGGCACCCCCGCCTGCGCATGCGCCACGTCCGCTTCGCCGTCACGCCCGACGCCCGGGACCGCTGGCTCACGCACATGCGGGTGGCGCTCGACGAGCTCGACCTCGCCCCCGAGGCCGAGAACCTGCTGTGGGACTACCTCATCCGGGCGGCCGACTCCATGGTCAACACCCCCGAGACCAGCCGCACCCCGCTCATCTGA